In Roseomonas fluvialis, one genomic interval encodes:
- a CDS encoding sensor histidine kinase — protein sequence MIGSKPQRWLGRRVTSRLVDTAPAGPVRGVVRASPADGSDPAVTEENIVDAARTGCPLDRGEPRSRHAGRTASGLVQRLCWWRRSAARPVPEPGICLADAAPRSRASRAWPRSLSLTAQFSVVSSAVLLMGMLVQGHWISSTIEDKAKYHAGAAATLFVDHILGPHFANSEVGDVISPAQHEAIDALMRRASERMQVAALKIWSPEGTVVYSTNPQILGQRFEPTEALRRALDGMTSVEFDILDDAESTWERNMNVPLIEVYVPIRNAAGRVVAVAEFYENAEVLNNELVRSRRDTWVVTGAVFIAMIVSLLGIVTRGSQLIEQQRHSLTEKVRELSDLLSQNSLLRGRVEQASRLAAAENEQFLHRLGAELHDGPAQLISFALLRLGTVAPAGDDEPPFGPIRTALSDAMNEVRSISAGLCMPGVTQLPFADAIASVIEGHERRTGTVVASHFAGLPSDTPHFVKTSICRFVQEGLNNSFRHAQGKGQSVDAWCRDGTIVVEISDTGPGMTLPIFGGPHGGLGLSGLANRMESLGGTLRIDTVPGNGTRLTATMPFVTPEGRTGS from the coding sequence ATGATCGGGTCGAAGCCTCAACGCTGGCTTGGGCGGCGCGTCACCAGCAGGCTGGTGGACACGGCGCCGGCTGGGCCGGTTCGGGGTGTGGTGCGGGCATCGCCGGCCGATGGCAGCGATCCGGCCGTGACGGAGGAGAATATCGTCGATGCGGCCCGCACCGGGTGCCCTCTGGATCGGGGCGAACCGCGGTCGCGTCACGCAGGGCGAACGGCATCGGGCCTTGTGCAGCGGCTGTGCTGGTGGCGAAGGTCTGCGGCGCGGCCGGTACCGGAGCCCGGCATCTGCCTCGCCGACGCCGCGCCGCGCAGCCGTGCCTCACGCGCTTGGCCACGCTCGCTCAGCCTGACCGCACAGTTTTCCGTGGTGAGCAGCGCCGTGCTCCTGATGGGCATGCTGGTCCAGGGACACTGGATTTCCTCCACCATCGAGGACAAGGCGAAGTATCACGCCGGAGCGGCGGCGACGTTGTTCGTCGACCACATCCTCGGGCCGCATTTCGCGAACAGCGAAGTCGGTGACGTGATTTCTCCGGCGCAGCACGAAGCCATCGACGCGCTCATGCGGCGGGCCTCGGAGCGCATGCAGGTTGCCGCCCTGAAAATCTGGTCCCCCGAGGGCACGGTCGTCTACAGCACCAATCCGCAGATCCTCGGCCAGAGGTTCGAGCCGACCGAAGCGCTGCGCAGGGCGCTGGACGGCATGACCTCGGTCGAGTTCGACATCCTGGACGATGCCGAAAGTACGTGGGAACGGAACATGAATGTTCCGCTGATCGAGGTCTATGTCCCGATCCGCAACGCGGCGGGGCGCGTGGTCGCGGTCGCGGAGTTCTACGAGAACGCCGAGGTCCTGAACAACGAGCTTGTCCGGTCGCGTCGAGACACCTGGGTGGTCACCGGCGCGGTCTTCATCGCGATGATCGTGTCGCTGCTGGGCATCGTGACCCGCGGCAGCCAGCTGATCGAGCAGCAGCGGCATTCCCTCACGGAGAAGGTTCGCGAGCTGTCCGATCTGCTCAGCCAGAACTCGTTGCTGCGTGGCAGGGTCGAACAGGCGTCCCGGCTCGCCGCCGCGGAGAACGAGCAGTTCCTGCATCGCCTTGGCGCAGAACTGCACGACGGACCGGCCCAGCTGATCAGCTTCGCGCTGCTGCGCCTCGGCACCGTGGCGCCGGCCGGCGACGACGAGCCCCCCTTCGGCCCCATACGGACAGCGCTGTCGGATGCGATGAACGAGGTGCGCAGCATCAGTGCCGGACTGTGCATGCCCGGCGTCACGCAACTGCCCTTCGCGGATGCCATCGCATCGGTGATCGAGGGGCATGAGCGGCGCACCGGCACGGTTGTCGCGAGCCACTTCGCCGGGCTGCCGTCCGACACGCCCCACTTCGTCAAGACAAGCATCTGTCGGTTCGTTCAGGAGGGGCTGAACAATTCCTTCCGTCATGCGCAGGGAAAGGGCCAGTCGGTCGATGCCTGGTGCCGTGATGGAACGATCGTGGTCGAGATCTCGGACACCGGTCCGGGCATGACGCTGCCGATCTTCGGCGGACCGCATGGTGGCCTCGGTCTTTCGGGGCTTGCGAACCGCATGGAGAGCCTGGGCGGGACTCTGCGTATCGACACCGTGCCCGGGAATGGCACGCGCCTGACGGCGACAATGCCGTTCGTCACACCGGAAGGGAGGACGGGCTCATGA
- a CDS encoding nitrate reductase, with the protein MDGSIAQRAIRTTCPYCGVGCGVVATPDGRGGAAIAGDATHPANAGRLCSKGTALGETLSLDERLLHPEVNGKRASWDAALDAVAEGFRRGLAQHGPDGVALYVSGQLLTEDYYAANRFAKGVLGTANIDSNSRLCMASAVAAHIRAFGEDVVPGVYDDLELADTIVLVGSNLAWCHPVLFQRIQAAKARRPTMQVIVVDPRRTATCEGAALHLPLRPGSDVALFASLLVHLADHDHAHAAYLGAHTEGAAEALAAARSIAPRAAEFTGLDPAAIARFCAAWARSPRTVTLWSQGVNQSSAGTDKANAIINCHLLTGRIGTPGAGPFSVTGQPNAMGGRETGALATMLAGHLRFDVPAEHAALAAFWRAPALPTAPGLKATQLFAALAEQRIGALWVMATNPAVSLPNGDGVRAALARAPFLVVSETTRRSDTAGYAHVRLPALAWGEKDGTVTNSERVISRQRGFLPWPGDARPDWWAVAQVAARLGTAFGWKGPAAIFREHAAVTGLARPSRRAFDISGLAQLSDAQYDALAPTRWPVPPHGTATRRFFAAGGTLAPRACLVPTPFRAPVEDVCSAFPLRLLTGRLRDQWHSMTRTGTVPRLMAHAPEPVLTLHPQDAAGLPDGGLVEARSARGSAVFRLALDEGQRRGTAFAPMHWTAQFAPAARVNALVAPHADPVSFQPELKNAAIRVAPFAATWHAFLLLPRRLSADIAPWCAAIPVQGGAWRHELAGSDSPAEAFARLRSLIAAQDAAWQVLEDAAAGVYRAAVLRGGRLLGAVLLGPDAALPPRAWLSALMAGEGPLSIAERAALLAGILPGGPPASPLVCACHGVSAATIRGCGAPDVDGVGAATGAGTGCGSCRPEIAVLIARQPEDA; encoded by the coding sequence ATGGACGGCAGCATCGCCCAGCGCGCGATCCGCACGACCTGCCCCTATTGCGGTGTGGGCTGCGGCGTGGTCGCGACACCCGATGGCCGTGGCGGGGCGGCCATCGCGGGGGACGCGACGCATCCCGCCAATGCCGGGCGGCTGTGTAGCAAGGGCACCGCGCTGGGCGAAACACTGTCGCTCGACGAACGCCTGCTGCATCCGGAGGTGAACGGCAAGCGCGCGTCGTGGGACGCCGCGCTGGATGCAGTCGCCGAAGGCTTCCGCCGCGGCCTCGCGCAACATGGGCCTGACGGCGTGGCGCTGTATGTCTCGGGCCAGTTGCTGACCGAGGACTATTACGCCGCCAACCGCTTCGCCAAGGGCGTGCTTGGCACCGCCAACATCGACAGTAATTCGCGCCTGTGCATGGCGAGCGCGGTCGCCGCCCATATCCGCGCCTTCGGCGAGGATGTGGTGCCCGGCGTCTACGACGACCTGGAACTGGCCGATACGATCGTACTTGTCGGCAGCAACCTCGCCTGGTGCCATCCGGTACTGTTCCAGCGCATCCAGGCCGCGAAGGCACGGCGACCGACCATGCAGGTCATCGTGGTCGATCCACGCCGCACCGCGACCTGCGAGGGCGCGGCGCTGCACCTGCCGCTGCGTCCCGGCAGCGACGTGGCGCTGTTCGCCTCGCTGCTGGTGCACCTGGCCGATCACGACCATGCGCATGCCGCGTATCTCGGCGCACACACCGAGGGCGCCGCCGAAGCGCTTGCCGCCGCGCGCTCCATCGCCCCGCGCGCAGCCGAATTCACGGGCCTCGATCCTGCCGCGATCGCGCGCTTCTGCGCGGCATGGGCGCGCAGCCCGCGCACCGTCACGCTCTGGAGCCAGGGCGTCAACCAATCCTCCGCCGGCACCGACAAGGCGAACGCCATCATCAACTGCCACCTGCTGACGGGGCGGATCGGCACGCCAGGCGCGGGGCCCTTCAGCGTGACCGGACAGCCCAATGCGATGGGCGGGCGCGAGACCGGCGCCCTCGCAACCATGCTGGCCGGACATCTGCGCTTCGACGTGCCCGCCGAACACGCCGCGCTCGCTGCCTTCTGGCGCGCGCCGGCCTTGCCGACGGCGCCGGGGCTGAAGGCGACGCAGCTCTTTGCCGCGCTCGCGGAACAGCGCATCGGCGCGCTGTGGGTCATGGCGACCAACCCCGCCGTGTCGCTGCCCAATGGCGACGGGGTGCGTGCGGCGCTGGCCCGCGCGCCGTTCCTCGTCGTGTCCGAGACCACGCGGCGGTCCGACACCGCGGGCTACGCGCATGTGCGCCTGCCCGCGCTCGCCTGGGGCGAGAAGGACGGCACGGTGACCAACAGCGAGCGCGTGATCAGCCGCCAGCGCGGCTTCCTGCCGTGGCCGGGCGACGCGCGGCCGGATTGGTGGGCCGTCGCGCAGGTCGCGGCGCGCCTGGGCACCGCATTCGGCTGGAAGGGACCCGCCGCGATCTTCCGCGAACATGCGGCGGTGACGGGGCTTGCCCGTCCTTCCCGGCGCGCCTTCGACATTTCCGGCCTCGCCCAACTGTCGGACGCGCAGTACGACGCGCTGGCGCCGACGCGCTGGCCCGTGCCCCCGCATGGCACCGCCACCAGGCGCTTCTTTGCCGCCGGCGGCACGCTGGCGCCGCGCGCATGCCTGGTGCCTACGCCCTTCCGCGCGCCAGTCGAGGATGTCTGCAGCGCTTTCCCGCTGCGCCTGCTGACCGGCCGCCTGCGCGACCAATGGCACAGCATGACCCGCACCGGCACTGTGCCGCGCCTCATGGCCCATGCGCCCGAACCGGTGCTGACACTGCATCCGCAGGACGCGGCGGGGCTGCCGGATGGCGGTCTGGTCGAAGCGCGCTCCGCGCGCGGCAGCGCGGTGTTTCGCCTGGCGCTGGACGAGGGCCAGCGGCGCGGCACAGCCTTCGCGCCGATGCACTGGACGGCGCAATTCGCGCCGGCCGCGCGCGTCAATGCGCTGGTCGCGCCGCATGCCGACCCGGTGTCGTTCCAGCCTGAACTGAAGAATGCAGCCATCCGCGTCGCGCCGTTCGCCGCCACCTGGCATGCCTTCCTGCTCCTGCCGCGACGCCTGTCGGCCGACATTGCGCCATGGTGCGCCGCGATCCCGGTCCAGGGCGGCGCCTGGCGGCACGAACTCGCCGGAAGCGACAGTCCGGCCGAGGCCTTCGCGCGGCTGCGCAGCCTGATCGCGGCGCAGGACGCCGCATGGCAGGTGCTCGAGGACGCAGCGGCCGGGGTCTACCGCGCCGCCGTGCTGCGCGGGGGCAGGCTGCTCGGCGCTGTGCTGCTCGGCCCCGACGCAGCCCTCCCGCCGCGCGCCTGGCTGTCGGCGCTGATGGCCGGCGAAGGGCCGCTGTCGATCGCCGAACGCGCCGCACTGCTCGCGGGCATCCTGCCGGGCGGTCCACCAGCCTCGCCGCTGGTCTGCGCCTGCCATGGCGTGAGCGCGGCCACGATTCGCGGCTGCGGCGCGCCCGACGTGGACGGCGTGGGTGCCGCGACCGGCGCGGGCACCGGCTGCGGATCCTGCCGTCCCGAGATCGCCGTGCTGATCGCCCGCCAGCCGGAGGATGCGTGA
- a CDS encoding response regulator has translation MIRVAVVDDHPLFRDGVMQTLRAVADIEVVGEGASAEDAVRISRDLGPDVMLLDMNLSEGGDGIRAVAAITANSPAVRILMLTVVADSDRILEAIKTGVRGYVLKGVGGAELITALRAVHGGETYVTPNLAASLFARLDRKVHNAAPDGAPTMRLSAREAQILSYIAMGISNKEIGQRIELSEKTVKHYVTNLLQKMQVRNRTQAALLASRIQVDRDGAPHSAQTEARSAALPGTEYARPV, from the coding sequence ATGATCCGCGTTGCAGTCGTTGACGACCACCCGTTGTTTCGGGATGGCGTGATGCAGACCCTGCGGGCGGTGGCCGACATCGAGGTCGTTGGTGAGGGCGCGTCGGCCGAGGATGCGGTGCGCATCAGCCGCGACCTCGGGCCCGACGTGATGCTCCTGGACATGAACCTCTCGGAGGGCGGCGACGGCATCCGGGCGGTCGCAGCGATCACGGCCAATTCGCCCGCCGTGCGCATCCTGATGCTCACCGTCGTCGCCGATAGCGATCGGATCCTCGAGGCGATCAAGACAGGCGTGCGCGGCTACGTGCTCAAGGGCGTGGGTGGGGCGGAACTGATCACCGCGCTGCGCGCCGTGCATGGCGGCGAAACCTACGTTACACCGAATCTCGCGGCCTCGCTGTTCGCGCGGCTCGATCGCAAGGTCCACAACGCCGCGCCGGATGGTGCACCGACGATGCGCCTGAGTGCGCGCGAGGCGCAGATCCTCTCGTACATCGCGATGGGCATCAGCAACAAGGAGATCGGCCAGCGCATCGAACTGAGCGAGAAGACCGTGAAGCACTACGTGACGAACCTGCTGCAGAAAATGCAGGTGCGCAATCGCACGCAGGCAGCGCTCCTGGCCTCCCGCATACAGGTGGATCGCGATGGCGCACCGCACTCCGCGCAGACCGAGGCGCGGTCGGCAGCATTGCCGGGTACGGAGTACGCGCGGCCTGTCTGA
- the cysG gene encoding siroheme synthase CysG — protein MRHFPAFLDLHGRTALLIGEGETVARKAEPLRRAGALLRQASRFDAVLLDGVAIAIGADAPEDDLRALSVEAQRRGIPVNIVDRSELCSFIMPAIVDRDPVTVAISTGGAAPTLARMVRQSIETVLPPRLGALAALASRFQALVRRRLPDLPARRRFIDAALGGRPGQLALAGCDTEASGAFAAALETADAAPAGVVYLVGAGPGAADLLTLRALRLLGEADVIVHDRLVADAVLDMARRDAVRIFVGKARANHCMPQGEINALLVRLAQDGKRVVRLKGGDPFVFGRGGEEAAALAEAGIHHEVVPGVTAALACAAETGIPLTHRDAARALVLVTGHTRDGRLDVDFAALARPGQTVAIYMGLSTLPELAAGLIGAGLDPSTPAAMVEDGGTGASRRLDGTLGTLPDSAIGWASGRPALILVGEVVGRAPLRPTPCGAIVHDKRAISRGDGRRAPGASAAAEGRGA, from the coding sequence ATGCGCCACTTCCCCGCCTTCCTCGATCTCCATGGCCGTACTGCATTGCTGATCGGCGAAGGCGAGACCGTGGCGCGCAAGGCCGAACCGCTGCGGCGCGCCGGCGCCTTGCTGCGCCAGGCATCCCGCTTCGATGCCGTGCTGCTGGATGGCGTTGCAATCGCGATCGGCGCCGATGCACCCGAGGACGATCTGCGCGCGCTGTCGGTCGAGGCGCAGCGGCGCGGAATCCCGGTCAACATCGTCGACCGCAGCGAACTGTGTTCCTTCATCATGCCGGCAATCGTCGATCGCGATCCGGTCACGGTGGCGATCTCGACCGGCGGCGCGGCACCCACTCTCGCGCGCATGGTGCGCCAATCCATCGAGACCGTGCTGCCACCGCGCCTGGGTGCGCTGGCGGCGCTGGCCAGCCGCTTCCAGGCCTTGGTCCGCCGTCGCCTGCCGGATCTTCCAGCCCGGCGCCGCTTCATCGACGCGGCGCTGGGCGGACGGCCCGGCCAGCTCGCACTCGCCGGTTGCGACACCGAGGCGTCGGGCGCCTTCGCCGCGGCGCTGGAGACCGCCGACGCGGCACCTGCCGGCGTGGTGTACTTGGTCGGTGCCGGACCCGGTGCGGCTGACCTGCTGACGCTCCGCGCGCTGCGCCTGCTGGGAGAAGCGGATGTCATCGTGCATGACCGGCTGGTGGCGGACGCGGTGCTGGACATGGCGCGGCGCGACGCGGTGCGCATCTTCGTGGGCAAGGCGCGCGCCAACCACTGCATGCCGCAGGGGGAGATCAACGCGCTGCTGGTGCGCCTGGCGCAGGACGGGAAGCGCGTGGTGCGGCTGAAGGGTGGCGACCCCTTCGTGTTCGGCCGCGGCGGCGAGGAAGCGGCCGCCCTGGCCGAGGCCGGCATCCACCACGAGGTGGTCCCCGGCGTCACCGCAGCCCTGGCCTGCGCGGCCGAGACCGGGATACCGCTGACGCATCGCGACGCCGCGCGCGCGCTCGTGCTGGTCACGGGCCATACGCGGGATGGGCGGCTGGATGTGGACTTCGCGGCGCTGGCGCGGCCCGGGCAGACCGTCGCGATCTATATGGGGCTATCGACCTTGCCGGAACTCGCCGCCGGGTTGATCGGCGCCGGGCTCGACCCGTCCACGCCAGCGGCGATGGTCGAGGATGGCGGGACCGGCGCCTCGCGTAGGCTCGACGGCACGCTCGGCACGCTGCCGGATAGCGCCATCGGCTGGGCGTCGGGGCGGCCTGCCCTGATCCTGGTCGGCGAGGTCGTGGGCCGGGCGCCGCTGCGGCCCACGCCGTGCGGCGCGATCGTCCACGACAAGCGCGCAATATCACGCGGCGATGGTCGGCGTGCGCCGGGCGCATCGGCCGCTGCCGAGGGTCGCGGGGCCTGA